The sequence below is a genomic window from Frondihabitans sp. PAMC 28766.
GCGGCGGCGCTGGTGCGTTCGCCCATGCCGATCAGGACGAGGCCGTCGCCGAGGACGTGAATGTCGCCGCCCTCGATGTTCGCTCGCGGGTGGAGCCCGTCGGCGTTGTCGTAGCGTTCGAATGGCTGGCCGGCGAAGAGGGGGTGGTGTTCGTAGACGGCGCGGACGTGAACGATTTCACGTTTCCGGGCCGGTTTCGCCATCGAGTTCACCGAGACACCCCCGTAGATCCAGGCCGAGCTGTCACGGGGAAAAAGAGTGTTGGGAAGTGGCGGAAGGAGGAATCCGTCTGTCCCAGCTGTTGCCAGTGCGAGGCTGCGACCGCCGATGAGGGAGACATCGGTGGTGAGCAGACCGCCGATCAGGAATCGTGCCAGGTGCGCGGCGTCGAACGAATCCAGCGCGATGCGGAGTTCGTCTGCGAGAGTGCCCCGAGGAGTTCGCCGGCGCAGACGTCGTCGAGGATCATGTCCCGTGCTGCGGGAATGGCGAGGGTTTCGGCGAGGAGGTCGTCGAAGTGGTGGACGAGGACGCCGTGGCCTTCCAGGGCGTCGACGAAGCCGTCGTGTTCGCTGCGGGCCCGGGAGGGCCAGAGGACGTCGTCAAAGAGCATGGCTTCCCGGTTCTCGGGGTGAGGCGTTCAAGTTCGAGTCCGGGGCGGTGCACGATCGCAGTGTGGAGAACCCCGATCTCGGAGTGGACACCGAGTGCTGGTGTTGCTTGCGTGGTCGGCGGTGCCTCGTGGACACGGGTTTCTGTGGTCGAGGTGGTCATGGGACGAGCTCCTTGTTAAGGGGTGGGACGTCGGCCGGTGTGACCGAGTCGGTGGGATCGGAAGTGGTCGGGGAGGTTTTCTTGGCTTTACTGGTGCGCAGCCAGACGTAGAGCGGCACTCCGAGGAGGAAGCAGAACACGCCGTAGTAGCAGGCCTGCTGGCCGCTGCCGGCAAGGGCCCAGAACGTAAAAGCGAGAGCTACCACGGCCACCGTCATGTCTTTGGCGAAAGCACGCCAGGCCATCGCCCGTCGGCCGGAGATCAGCCAGTAGCACTGGGCTGCGGCAGAGAAGAGGTAGGGGACGACGGAGGTGAAGACGGTGAGCAGAACCACGGTGGTGAAGACCTGCTGAAAGCTCGTATATGCCACGACGGTGAGGAGGGTCGCCAAGACGGTAGAGACCAGGATCCCGAGCACAGGCACCCCGTGCCGCTCGCGCGCGAACACGGCCGGGAACATGCCGTCTTTCGCGGCGGCGTTCGGCATCTCGCCGACGATGAAGGTCCAGGCGACCAGGCAGCCAATGCCGGACACGATCGCGGCGAGGGCGACGATGTCGCCAGACCATGCCCCGCCGAAAATCGAGTTGGCTGCATCGCTGAACGGGGCGGTCGAAATGCGGAGGTGCTTATTGCTGACCGTGCCAAACACCGCCAAGGTGCCGAGTAGGTAGACGACGGCGCAAATGATCGTCCCCCACACCGTTGCTCGAGGAACGTTCTTGCCCGGGTTTTTGACGTGACCGGCAGCTACCGACGCCGTCTCGATGCCCAGGTAGGCGAACAAGGCAATCGCCCCGGCTCCGGCCAAGGCACCGATGACGCTGGTGCCCGAGGCATTGAACGGGCCGAAGTTCGCCGGGTTCAGAAAGAAAAGACCGATAAGCGCTACGAGGGCGAGCGGCACGATTTTCAAAACAGTGAGCACCAGCTGGGCTGCTCCCATACTGCGCACGCCTGACAGGTTGATCAACACGGGGATCCAGAGCGCGATCACCGCAATCACGATGGAGCCGAGGATGCTGTGGTCTCGGTTGACGAACACCTCAACGTAACCGGTGAGGGCCACCACGATCGCGGCGTTACCCGCCCACGCGGTCACCCAGTAACTCCAGGCATTCAGGAAGCCGGCGAAGTCGCCGAACGCGGCACGGGCGTAAAGGTAGGGGCCACCGGATCCGGGTACTCGCGTGGTGAGGCGTCCGAAGACGAGAGCGAGAGCGAGAGCTCCCACTGTCACTAAGGCGAACGCGATCAGGCTGATGGGCCCAAAAGATGCCAGGGCGGACGGCAGGGCGAAGACACCGGTACCGATGACGGAACCGACCACGAGCGCGGACGCGGCCGGCAGACCGAGGAGCGATTTCGAGTTCCGGCGATCGGCGGTCAAGGTCGGCTTGGCTGAGGACATGAAATGCACTCTCGCCCGCCCGCGTCCATTCCGGGAGGGCCTTAAGTCCCGCCTACCAAAGTGTCACCACCGGATCCTGCACGGGACCTTCGGCCCTGACCTGCCGATGACGCCGATCTACCCTGACATGAGGGACCGGACGTTGGCCCATGGGCGACCCCATGTTTCAGACTGTTCCGCAATTTGTCGGGCGTCACTGGGTGGAGGATCAGATGGATTACAGCACTTCGCACGAACGGGCGGCTGGCACGAAGGCGAAAGCGGATCGCTACACGGTGGTCATGGTCCTCGTCGCGCTCGGCATCAGCTTTTTTGTGGCCCCGTTTGTGCCCATCGGTTTCCTCGTCCTTTTGCCGATCCTGCTGCTGTTGACGCATCACCTTTTTGTTCGCCATGCCTGGAAAAGAGAACTCAACACATTGTTGAGCGACGTCGAGAAAATCACATAACGGAAGAGCCGCCCACCATCCGGTGAGGACTTGCCTACCACATCGGCCGCGTTCTCTTGGCGTGTGTGCCGGTCACGTCCGGCTGAGTGTGGAGTTTCTCGGCACCGTGCGGTCGGTTCGGCGATCTCGACGGAGTCCTGGCCGTCTTGGCATGTGTTGGCGAGAGCGCGTAGCTGGCTATCTTGCATGTCCTGATGAAGTCCTGCTTTGCGGTCGGCGAGACCCGCGACCGGCTGAGGCCGTCCATCATGAGAAGGTACGGGTGTTCTGAGTCATGAATCCTGAGGATTGAGGGCAGCTAGTAGTGCGTTATGGACGCGTTGAGCTGCCGCTTCCATGTCCGGGCACTGAAAGGCTCATGACGTATTGATCGTTCTCGGCGCTTGGTATGCGGTGATCGCCGCCATCAGGTCGTGGGTTGGCTGCAGTTTCCTCGGCGGCGGGAGCTTCGCCATCATGAGTTCGCTGCAGATACCGTGTGACGGCCTCCGGTCGCCATCGATGTCAGCAGGGAGTCGGCCGAGATCTGGGTGCCAGATTGTCCGGCGACGATCTTTTCGATGTCGTCGAGGGATCCGATCGCTGCTCGTTTTCCGGAGGCGGTGACGAAGGATGCCACGGCGTCGGCTTTTGGCCTCATCGAACCGGCCGGTAAGGACAGTGCAGCTAGCTCGGTTGGAGTGCTGGAGCGGAGCACTTCTTCTGCCGGAGTCTCGAATCCGGTCATGATTCCGTCGACGTCGGTGAGGACGAGGAGCAGGTCGGCTTCCAGCTTCCAAGCGATTATCGACGCGACGGCATCTTTGTCGACGATGCACTCGGCGAAGTCTGGTCGTCCGTCATGCAGGGTGAAGGGGATGCCGCCGCCACCGGCGAGGATGATCGTGTTGCCCTGGTCCAGCAGATGGCCGGCGAGGGCCGTGGCCGGGATGGCGACGGGCGCGGGGGAGGGGACGACTCGCCGCCAGGCGGAACCGTCTTGGGCGACGGCCCAGTCGAGGGTTGTGGCGAGGTGGTGTGCGGTCTTTTCGTCGTAGGGCAAGCCGACAAACTTGGTCGGCTTGGTGAACGCCGGATCGTTGGCGTCGACGAGGGTCCTGCTGACGAGGACGACGACGTCTTTGGTGAGTCCGCCCTGCTCCAAGGCGCTCTGGATCCAGGATCCGATGAGTCCTTGGGTTTCCGCGACAAGGTCACTCAGGGGGTATGGCCGTGACAGGGCGGGGTCGTTTTGGCTCTCGAGGGCGAGGAGCCCGACTTGGGGTCCGTTTCCGTGAACGATCACGACCTGGTGTTCGGTGGCTAGTCGGGCAAGGGCGGGGCCGGCTTCTGCAAGGCGTGTCACTTGGGTGGCCGCGTCGGGGTGCGCACCCCTGGGCAGGAGTGCGTTCCCGCCGAGGGCGACGACGATCCTCATGATGCGCATCCCGCGCCGGGGTTGAGGGAGTTCGGCACCATGGCGTGAATGATGGCTATCGGGGTCTCGAGGCCGGACTTTGCGAATGTTGTGGTCGTTCGTGGCGGGAGCAGTGAGGTGGGCATGTGTGCACTCTTGCCCGCCTTCGTGGAAGCGGTAAGGGTCCAAGGTCCCGTGACGACAAGGGCGCACAGCACCCGAACTTGGGGACTAGCTGGCGGGCTGGGCGAATATTGTCACGCCGAGCATCACGAGCGCGAGGAAGGCGAATCCTGTTTT
It includes:
- a CDS encoding amino acid permease, which translates into the protein MSSAKPTLTADRRNSKSLLGLPAASALVVGSVIGTGVFALPSALASFGPISLIAFALVTVGALALALVFGRLTTRVPGSGGPYLYARAAFGDFAGFLNAWSYWVTAWAGNAAIVVALTGYVEVFVNRDHSILGSIVIAVIALWIPVLINLSGVRSMGAAQLVLTVLKIVPLALVALIGLFFLNPANFGPFNASGTSVIGALAGAGAIALFAYLGIETASVAAGHVKNPGKNVPRATVWGTIICAVVYLLGTLAVFGTVSNKHLRISTAPFSDAANSIFGGAWSGDIVALAAIVSGIGCLVAWTFIVGEMPNAAAKDGMFPAVFARERHGVPVLGILVSTVLATLLTVVAYTSFQQVFTTVVLLTVFTSVVPYLFSAAAQCYWLISGRRAMAWRAFAKDMTVAVVALAFTFWALAGSGQQACYYGVFCFLLGVPLYVWLRTSKAKKTSPTTSDPTDSVTPADVPPLNKELVP
- a CDS encoding carbamate kinase (reversible synthesis of carbamate and ATP from carbamoyl phosphate and ADP), whose protein sequence is MRIMRIVVALGGNALLPRGAHPDAATQVTRLAEAGPALARLATEHQVVIVHGNGPQVGLLALESQNDPALSRPYPLSDLVAETQGLIGSWIQSALEQGGLTKDVVVLVSRTLVDANDPAFTKPTKFVGLPYDEKTAHHLATTLDWAVAQDGSAWRRVVPSPAPVAIPATALAGHLLDQGNTIILAGGGGIPFTLHDGRPDFAECIVDKDAVASIIAWKLEADLLLVLTDVDGIMTGFETPAEEVLRSSTPTELAALSLPAGSMRPKADAVASFVTASGKRAAIGSLDDIEKIVAGQSGTQISADSLLTSMATGGRHTVSAANS